One segment of Thermococcus sp. AM4 DNA contains the following:
- a CDS encoding pyridoxal-phosphate dependent enzyme, whose amino-acid sequence MEAIKAACSGSYRSKEGLSESESEAGEGPGGLGRLFRATVLEELLGVREVYVDYEGVNPTGTHKDRIALAHVGEAVKHGFPGITVGTCGNYGVAIAYYSALAGLKAVIFVPRDYTLERLPEMRALGAEVIEVPGTYEEAVRASMAFARENGFYDANPGSNRAVDIRAYSEMALWIASRVNPTAVFVPLGNGTTMAGLWEGFKAVGLAPRMVGVTTAFGNEILRRFYGDGNGDFAETELNEPLVSERSFDADGALKAVRESNGYVFGFADDTALRCAELMRVVAGIRPLPASALVLAGLVKFVRKFNLRNGRFVLVVTGGVRVG is encoded by the coding sequence ATGGAAGCCATAAAAGCAGCCTGCTCCGGATCTTATAGGTCCAAAGAAGGTCTTTCAGAGAGTGAATCTGAGGCAGGTGAGGGGCCCGGCGGCCTCGGCAGACTCTTCCGTGCCACGGTTTTGGAGGAGCTCCTCGGCGTTAGGGAGGTCTACGTCGACTACGAGGGCGTCAACCCAACCGGGACCCACAAGGACAGGATCGCCCTCGCCCACGTTGGTGAGGCCGTTAAACACGGTTTTCCGGGGATAACGGTCGGCACATGCGGCAACTACGGCGTGGCAATAGCCTATTACTCCGCCCTCGCGGGCTTGAAAGCGGTGATATTTGTTCCCAGAGACTATACCCTCGAAAGGCTCCCCGAGATGAGGGCGCTCGGCGCGGAGGTCATCGAAGTTCCCGGCACCTACGAGGAGGCCGTCAGGGCCAGCATGGCCTTCGCGAGGGAGAACGGCTTCTACGACGCCAACCCGGGAAGTAACCGCGCCGTTGATATAAGGGCCTACTCGGAGATGGCCCTCTGGATTGCGTCAAGGGTGAACCCCACCGCGGTCTTCGTGCCCCTCGGCAACGGGACGACGATGGCGGGTCTCTGGGAGGGGTTTAAGGCTGTCGGTCTGGCTCCGAGGATGGTCGGCGTGACTACCGCTTTTGGCAACGAAATCCTGAGGAGGTTCTACGGCGATGGAAACGGAGACTTCGCGGAGACGGAACTCAACGAGCCCCTCGTTTCGGAGAGGTCCTTCGATGCCGACGGGGCATTGAAAGCCGTCCGCGAGTCAAACGGCTACGTCTTCGGATTCGCCGACGACACCGCCCTGAGGTGTGCCGAGCTGATGCGCGTCGTGGCAGGGATAAGACCCCTTCCCGCGTCGGCTTTAGTGCTGGCCGGCCTCGTGAAGTTCGTGAGGAAATTTAACCTGAGAAACGGACGGTTCGTCCTCGTTGTCACTGGGGGTGTCCGGGTTGGATGA
- a CDS encoding PIN domain-containing protein, producing MRVVVDSNILFSIIVSGRKSKAFRLLEEHELTLFAPEEVILEFRRHSTKLKKFAKDFEYRTFLTFSLVQIIPLEFYSNKIREAYQIASKFDEKDTPFIALAMKLGIPLWTGDKKILSAAISTGRFLALDSTALESLLNGNTLENVINEMKTRLGILRTQ from the coding sequence ATGAGGGTCGTTGTTGATAGCAACATTCTGTTTTCCATCATAGTATCTGGAAGGAAATCAAAGGCATTCAGGCTTCTCGAAGAGCACGAGCTTACCCTCTTCGCCCCGGAAGAGGTCATCCTTGAGTTCAGACGGCACTCCACTAAACTTAAGAAGTTTGCAAAGGACTTTGAATACCGAACGTTTCTGACCTTTTCACTGGTTCAGATAATCCCGCTTGAGTTTTATTCCAACAAAATCAGAGAGGCTTATCAGATAGCCTCCAAGTTTGATGAAAAAGATACGCCCTTCATAGCCTTGGCCATGAAGCTTGGTATTCCCCTATGGACGGGAGATAAAAAGATTCTGAGCGCGGCTATCTCAACGGGAAGATTTTTGGCCCTCGATTCTACTGCATTAGAGTCTCTGCTGAATGGAAATACGCTGGAAAACGTAATCAACGAAATGAAAACTCGACTTGGTATTTTGAGAACACAGTAA
- a CDS encoding iron-containing alcohol dehydrogenase — translation MFWLKTRIIEGKGSLEKLRKEASGHEKVLILASNSMKKHGFLREVEDYVREAGAEVLSIAGLPAEPSVETIEEFLPKVREFKPDLLIALGGGSVIDTTKALKVFYDAPELKFEEIAFIDRFSRPKPVPKLKTKLIAIPSTSGAGSEVSGASVLKKGGIKYNIVTPEIAPDVAILDPRLPMTMPREVARNSGLDVLVHGIEAYTTKVANDFSDAMAIKAIKTVFSYLEKSLEGDEEARERMHYASTMAGIAFLNARLGLCHAMSHKAAWLGPHGLLNAIFLPYVMEFNAGRSDYARRRYDEIARELGLKDWRALVDAVRELNERTGVPKLSELVDEETFMARLDEMAEKAYRDGLVFFNPVEPRPEEIRELYLKAFRGE, via the coding sequence ATGTTCTGGCTCAAGACAAGAATCATCGAGGGCAAAGGTTCTCTTGAGAAGCTCAGGAAAGAGGCGAGCGGGCACGAGAAGGTCCTTATTCTGGCCAGCAACTCGATGAAAAAGCACGGCTTCCTGAGAGAGGTGGAGGATTACGTTAGGGAAGCGGGAGCGGAGGTTCTGTCCATAGCCGGCCTTCCGGCGGAGCCGAGCGTGGAAACGATAGAGGAGTTCCTGCCGAAGGTGAGGGAGTTCAAGCCAGACCTGTTGATAGCGCTCGGCGGTGGAAGCGTGATAGACACGACGAAAGCGCTGAAGGTCTTCTACGATGCTCCCGAGCTGAAGTTCGAGGAGATAGCCTTCATAGACCGCTTTTCAAGGCCCAAACCCGTCCCTAAGCTGAAGACGAAGCTCATAGCGATTCCCTCGACGAGCGGTGCCGGGAGCGAGGTCTCCGGAGCGAGCGTTCTGAAGAAGGGAGGAATCAAGTACAACATCGTTACGCCCGAGATAGCGCCCGATGTGGCGATACTCGACCCGAGGCTACCGATGACGATGCCAAGGGAGGTAGCGCGGAACTCCGGGTTGGATGTGCTCGTCCACGGAATAGAGGCTTACACAACCAAAGTCGCCAACGACTTCAGCGACGCGATGGCGATTAAGGCAATAAAGACCGTCTTCAGCTACCTTGAGAAGAGCCTCGAGGGTGACGAGGAAGCGCGCGAAAGGATGCACTACGCCTCTACGATGGCCGGGATAGCTTTCCTCAACGCGCGCCTCGGTCTCTGCCACGCGATGAGCCACAAGGCCGCTTGGCTCGGTCCGCACGGACTTCTCAATGCCATATTCCTGCCCTACGTCATGGAGTTCAACGCCGGGAGAAGCGACTACGCGAGGAGGCGCTACGACGAGATAGCGAGGGAACTCGGACTTAAGGACTGGAGGGCGCTGGTTGATGCCGTCAGAGAGCTTAACGAGCGGACGGGCGTTCCGAAGCTGAGCGAGCTGGTTGACGAGGAAACTTTCATGGCGAGGCTCGACGAGATGGCCGAGAAGGCCTACCGCGACGGACTGGTGTTCTTTAACCCGGTTGAACCAAGGCCAGAAGAGATAAGGGAGCTGTATTTGAAGGCCTTCAGAGGAGAGTAA
- a CDS encoding MFS transporter: MPVSQKRKRANLKKLERKSQMRHRPNPEKWFYSFVPFKVSTGGAAPLIPLLTMELGGGPREVGLVNAVGSLSSMLGGLFWGKLSDRLNRRKVFLILGFLGTALSTFLFALAGSIPSVVFANAIYTFFIAATVPIPVLIITKVFRLEDWDYAIGRFNEIGGWAWVLGLVIGFILSHLLPIRWIFAVLGLIGLLSVPWGMRTIREVPLHLDRKVLGVYAGYVVEKFRYLPNFITHLPRFSTCGFERLYLSALLFWFGAMLYFTQFPVLLKARGFGASVLYLMSIGNSSISAYMYTRVGRRVKERGGYGTLRFGLLLRGLAFLLLAVATPIKGPLFPVLAFVSYFLAGYTWAFIGISTTAVISRLAPPEKKGTLIGAYNLVSSLGAIAGNLTSGFVVSMLGFAGNFALASVFLFLSLIPIARPKAKAR, from the coding sequence ATGCCGGTCAGTCAGAAGCGCAAGAGAGCGAACCTCAAGAAGCTTGAGAGAAAGAGCCAGATGAGGCACCGGCCGAATCCGGAGAAGTGGTTTTACTCCTTCGTCCCCTTCAAGGTCTCAACCGGTGGGGCGGCGCCTTTAATTCCCCTCCTCACAATGGAGCTCGGTGGTGGCCCGAGGGAGGTCGGCCTCGTCAACGCTGTCGGAAGTCTGTCCTCGATGCTCGGCGGTCTCTTCTGGGGGAAACTCAGCGACAGGCTTAACAGGCGGAAGGTCTTCCTGATACTCGGTTTCCTCGGGACGGCGCTGTCGACCTTTCTGTTCGCCCTCGCGGGGAGCATTCCATCGGTGGTTTTCGCAAACGCAATCTACACCTTCTTCATAGCCGCGACCGTCCCGATTCCCGTCCTCATAATAACCAAGGTCTTCCGCCTTGAGGACTGGGACTACGCCATAGGGAGGTTCAACGAAATAGGTGGCTGGGCGTGGGTGCTCGGGCTCGTGATTGGTTTTATCCTGTCCCACCTGCTCCCCATCAGGTGGATTTTCGCCGTTCTCGGCCTAATCGGTCTGCTCTCCGTCCCGTGGGGAATGCGGACGATAAGGGAGGTCCCACTTCACCTCGACAGAAAAGTCCTCGGGGTCTACGCGGGCTACGTCGTCGAGAAGTTCCGCTACCTCCCGAACTTTATAACGCACCTCCCGAGGTTCTCCACCTGCGGTTTTGAGAGGCTCTACCTCTCGGCCCTCCTCTTCTGGTTCGGGGCCATGCTCTACTTCACACAGTTTCCCGTCCTGCTTAAGGCAAGGGGCTTCGGGGCCTCGGTGCTCTACCTGATGAGCATAGGGAACTCCTCAATCTCGGCCTACATGTACACCCGCGTGGGGAGGCGCGTTAAGGAGAGGGGTGGTTACGGAACACTCAGATTCGGCCTCCTCCTCAGGGGACTCGCGTTCCTCCTGCTCGCCGTTGCAACGCCCATCAAGGGGCCCCTATTCCCGGTTCTCGCCTTCGTATCCTACTTCCTTGCGGGCTACACATGGGCATTCATCGGCATATCAACGACCGCCGTGATTTCCCGCCTCGCCCCACCCGAAAAGAAGGGGACGCTGATAGGGGCCTACAACCTCGTGAGCTCCCTCGGGGCCATAGCCGGCAACCTGACGAGTGGTTTCGTTGTTTCAATGCTCGGTTTTGCTGGCAACTTCGCCCTCGCGTCCGTCTTCCTCTTCCTCTCGCTCATCCCCATAGCCCGTCCGAAGGCTAAAGCTCGATAA
- a CDS encoding MBL fold metallo-hydrolase, whose product MRLVILNDNTPGEGFINDWGWSVLVGGKNRFLFDADTRGEVILHNAELLGVPLTNLDFTVLSHWHYDHYGGFPLIGELNPGLDLYSPPIESAPGWGLNVVPVEGAGEFFPGVWTSGPVENFEQAVGVETNSGLVVIVGCSHPGVDRLTRAVLEVSGHEKAHLVIGGFHYPSRKTLDRLAGMTEFIAPAHCSGEEAKAYVRRKYPGKFVAVRTGSVIEL is encoded by the coding sequence ATGAGGCTCGTAATCCTAAACGACAACACTCCCGGGGAGGGGTTCATCAACGACTGGGGCTGGAGCGTCCTCGTCGGGGGAAAGAACCGCTTCCTCTTCGATGCTGACACGAGGGGAGAGGTAATTCTCCACAACGCTGAACTCCTTGGCGTTCCCTTGACGAACCTCGACTTCACGGTTCTCAGCCACTGGCACTACGACCACTACGGCGGCTTTCCGCTGATTGGGGAGCTGAACCCGGGGCTTGACCTCTATTCTCCGCCCATCGAGTCCGCTCCCGGCTGGGGGCTGAACGTGGTTCCCGTTGAGGGTGCGGGGGAGTTCTTTCCGGGCGTCTGGACATCTGGACCGGTCGAAAACTTCGAGCAGGCAGTTGGGGTTGAGACGAACTCCGGTCTCGTCGTCATAGTCGGCTGCTCTCACCCGGGTGTGGACAGGCTGACGAGGGCCGTTCTTGAGGTCTCTGGCCACGAAAAAGCGCACCTCGTAATCGGTGGCTTTCACTATCCGTCCAGAAAGACTCTCGATAGGCTTGCCGGGATGACGGAGTTCATAGCCCCTGCCCACTGCTCGGGCGAGGAGGCAAAGGCCTACGTGCGGAGAAAGTACCCCGGGAAGTTCGTGGCGGTGAGGACTGGAAGCGTTATCGAGCTTTAG
- a CDS encoding MFS transporter, giving the protein MNVTRNGETYDLSYAKKAALVVVLLPLLVMYTEAMLTPALPTIQKEFAINPNDVSWVLTIYLLVGTVSVAVFGKLGDMYGKKKMFLVALGFYTLGVILNGFAPSFRWLLFSRAIQGFGMAIFPLAFSLVREEFPPEMVPQVQGMISAMFGVGMVIALPLGAYVTQHWGWRWTYHTAAPFAVLMFILAWKILRESRYINPGKLDWQGALLLVWAVVPALVAVTRAPNVGWTARETLVLFAVSIVGAVLLVLWEKRAENPIIPLDIVTSRNPAIVNLGIMFAAFGISMMSQANTYIFQMKPPYGFGKSILDSGLLMTPMAGVMLVIAPLAGKLMPKIGAKPLAITGALIASSGLAVLAKYAPQFPPNHLWAFVAMITYVGAGITLMNISFINVLVFSVPQRVMGVATGANSLFRNFGSTWGPAIAGTVMSTYYTLFHPPGAPSWVKIKIPTTKAYEVLFGTSAGIYLFLAILSLAIVEVMKGGKIRGVENGGEKEVKVG; this is encoded by the coding sequence ATGAACGTCACGAGGAACGGTGAAACCTATGACCTCAGCTATGCAAAGAAGGCGGCGCTCGTCGTGGTTCTCCTCCCTCTCCTCGTCATGTACACTGAGGCGATGCTCACACCGGCGTTGCCAACGATTCAGAAGGAGTTCGCGATAAACCCCAACGACGTCAGCTGGGTTCTCACAATCTACCTCCTCGTCGGAACGGTCAGCGTCGCGGTCTTTGGAAAGCTCGGCGACATGTATGGCAAGAAGAAGATGTTTCTCGTTGCCCTCGGTTTCTACACCCTCGGCGTCATACTCAACGGCTTTGCGCCGAGTTTCCGCTGGTTGCTCTTTAGCAGGGCAATCCAGGGCTTTGGAATGGCAATATTCCCGCTCGCCTTCAGCCTCGTTCGTGAGGAGTTCCCGCCCGAGATGGTGCCCCAGGTTCAGGGAATGATAAGCGCGATGTTCGGTGTGGGAATGGTCATAGCCCTCCCGCTCGGAGCTTACGTTACCCAGCACTGGGGCTGGCGCTGGACCTACCATACCGCCGCCCCATTCGCCGTGTTGATGTTCATCCTCGCGTGGAAGATACTCCGCGAGAGCAGATACATCAACCCCGGAAAGCTCGACTGGCAGGGCGCTCTGCTCCTCGTTTGGGCCGTCGTTCCGGCACTCGTCGCTGTAACGCGCGCCCCGAACGTCGGCTGGACCGCAAGGGAAACCCTCGTCCTCTTCGCTGTCTCGATAGTCGGCGCGGTCCTGCTCGTCCTCTGGGAGAAACGGGCGGAGAACCCGATAATTCCCCTCGACATCGTGACATCCCGCAATCCTGCCATAGTGAACCTCGGAATCATGTTCGCGGCCTTTGGAATCTCGATGATGAGCCAGGCGAACACCTACATCTTCCAGATGAAGCCACCGTACGGCTTCGGCAAGAGCATACTCGACAGCGGTCTGCTCATGACCCCAATGGCGGGCGTCATGCTCGTAATAGCCCCCCTGGCAGGTAAGCTGATGCCGAAAATCGGCGCCAAACCCCTCGCAATAACGGGCGCTCTCATCGCGAGTTCGGGCCTCGCAGTTCTGGCCAAGTATGCTCCACAATTCCCGCCGAACCACCTCTGGGCCTTCGTGGCGATGATAACCTACGTTGGCGCGGGAATAACGCTGATGAACATCTCCTTCATCAACGTCCTCGTCTTCAGCGTCCCGCAGAGGGTCATGGGCGTCGCGACCGGTGCCAACAGCCTGTTTAGGAACTTCGGCTCGACGTGGGGGCCAGCTATAGCGGGAACCGTCATGAGCACCTACTACACCCTCTTCCACCCGCCCGGTGCCCCATCTTGGGTTAAGATAAAGATACCGACAACGAAGGCCTACGAGGTGCTCTTTGGAACCTCCGCCGGAATCTACCTCTTCCTGGCGATACTCAGCTTAGCTATCGTCGAGGTCATGAAGGGCGGAAAGATTCGCGGGGTCGAGAACGGGGGAGAAAAGGAGGTAAAAGTTGGCTGA